In a genomic window of Phacochoerus africanus isolate WHEZ1 chromosome 6, ROS_Pafr_v1, whole genome shotgun sequence:
- the F11R gene encoding junctional adhesion molecule A — MGTKAKVGRKQLLLFTSVILCFLTLGRGAVYTSESEVRVAENKPAKLSCSYSGFSSPRVEWKFTHGDITSLVCYNNKITASYENRVTFSASGITFHSVTRKDTGTYTCMVSDEGGNTYGEVTVNLIVLVPPSKPTISVPSSATIGNRAVLTCSEKDGSPPSEYFWFRDGVLMPTEPKSNRAFINSSYSLNPKTGELIFDPVSASDAGDYTCEAQNGYGSPMRSDTVHMEAAELNVGGIVAAVLVTLILLGVLIFGIWFAYSRGYFDRAKKGTSSKKVIYSQPTARSEGEFRQTSSFLV; from the exons GCTTCCTGACGTTGGGCAGGGGTGCAGTGTACACTTCTGAATCAGAAGTCAGAGTTGCTGAGAACAAAC CTGCCAAGCTGTCCTGCTCCTACTCCGGGTTCTCCTCTCCCCGTGTGGAGTGGAAATTTACCCATGGCGACATCACCAGCCTCGTTTGCTATAACAACAAGATCACAG CTTCCTATGAGAACCGAGTTACCTTCTCGGCTAGTGGCATCACCTTCCATTCTGTGACCAGGAAAGACACAGGAACGTATACTTGTATGGTCTCTGACGAAGGCGGCAACACCTACGGGGAAGTCACTGTTAACCTCATTGTGCTTG TGCCTCCATCGAAGCCTACAATCAGTGTTCCCTCCTCTGCTACCATCGGGAACCGGGCTGTGCTGACCTGCTCAGAGAAAGATGGTTCCCCACCCTCTGAATACTTCTGGTTCAGGGATGGGGTATTGATGCCTACAGAGCCCAAGAGCAACCGTGCCTTCATCAACTCTTCCTATAGCCTGAATCCGAAGACAGGGGAGCTG ATCTTTGATCCTGTGTCAGCCTCTGATGCTGGAGATTACACTTGTGAGGCACAGAATGGGTATGGGTCACCCATGAGATCAGATACTGTGCACATGGAAGCTG CGGAACTGAATGTGGGCGGCATCGTGGCAGCTGTCCTTGTCACACTCATTCTCCTTGGAGTGTTGATTTTTGGCATCTGGTTCGCCTACAGCCGCGGCTACTTTGACA GAGCAAAGAAAGG GACTTCCAGTAAGAAGGTGATTTACAGCCAACCCACTGCTCGAAGTGAA ggGGAATTCAGACAGACCTCATCCTTCTTGGTGTGA